Proteins from a genomic interval of Planctomycetota bacterium:
- a CDS encoding 4Fe-4S dicluster domain-containing protein, translating into MKWQLADKALHSDFLRVVEERSGQNLSDCYQCGKCTGGCPVAADLALSPNRVLRLVQLGLEAEALGNETVWCCAACGTCNSRCPMGVDIVRVIDVLRGLAQERRVPPSNGAERVWTFYRAFLDCVREFGRLSEVALMASYNMNSGRLFTNLTKAPWYFLKGKITLSPHKVHRIERLERVFQRCEEEVAPR; encoded by the coding sequence ATGAAATGGCAACTCGCCGACAAGGCGCTCCACTCCGACTTCCTCCGCGTCGTCGAGGAGCGCAGCGGCCAGAACCTCAGCGACTGCTACCAGTGCGGCAAGTGCACGGGCGGCTGCCCCGTGGCCGCCGACCTGGCGCTCTCGCCCAATCGCGTGCTGCGCCTGGTGCAGCTCGGCCTCGAGGCCGAGGCCCTCGGCAACGAGACCGTGTGGTGCTGCGCCGCCTGCGGCACCTGCAACAGCCGCTGCCCGATGGGGGTGGACATCGTGCGGGTGATTGACGTCCTGCGCGGCCTCGCCCAGGAGCGCCGCGTGCCCCCCTCCAACGGCGCGGAGCGCGTGTGGACCTTCTACCGCGCGTTCCTGGACTGCGTGCGCGAGTTCGGCCGCCTGAGCGAGGTGGCCTTGATGGCCAGCTACAACATGAACTCGGGCCGCCTCTTCACCAACCTCACCAAGGCGCCCTGGTACTTCCTGAAGGGCAAGATCACGCTCTCGCCCCACAAGGTTCACCGCATCGAGCGCCTCGAGCGCGTCTTCCAGCGCTGCGAGGAGGAGGTCGCGCCCCGATGA